A portion of the Symphalangus syndactylus isolate Jambi chromosome 13, NHGRI_mSymSyn1-v2.1_pri, whole genome shotgun sequence genome contains these proteins:
- the ZNF121 gene encoding zinc finger protein 121, giving the protein MAEIHNGGELCDFMENGEIFSEHSCLNAHMGTENTGDTYDCDEYGETFPMLHNSAPTGETLSVLNQCRKAFSLPPNVHQRTWIGDKSFEYSDCEEAFVDQSHLQANRITHNGETLYEQKQCGRAYTYSTSHAVSVKMHTVEKPYECKECGKFFRYSSYLNSHMRTHTGEKPYECKECGKCFTVSSHLVEHVRIHTGEKPYQCKECGRAFAGRSGLTKHVRIHTGEKPYECNECGKAYNRFYLLTEHFKTHTEEKPFECKVCGKSFRSSSCLKNHFRIHTGIKPYKCKECGKAFTVSSSLHNHVKIHTGEKPYECKDCGKAFATSSQLIEHIRTHTGEKPYICKECGKTFRASSHLQKHVRIHTGEKPYICNECGKAYNRFYLLTKHLKTH; this is encoded by the exons ATG GCAGAAATCCACAATGGAGGGGAACTCTGTGACTTTATGGAAAACGGAGAAATCTTCAGTGAACACTCATGCCTTAATGCACACATGGGAACTGAAAATACAGGGGACACTTATGACTGTGATGAGTATGGAGAAACCTTTCCCATGTTACACAACAGTGCCCCTACTGGAGAGACACTTTCTGTGTTGAATCAGTGCAGAAAAGCCTTCAGCCTGCCACCAAATGTTCACCAGAGAACGTGGATAGGAGACAAATCCTTTGAATACAGTGACTGTGAGGAAGCCTTTGTTgatcagtcacatcttcaggcaaATAGGATAACTCACAATGGAGAAACACTCTATGAACAGAAGCAATGTGGGAGAGCTTATACTTACTCCACAAGCCATGCTGTGTCTGTTAAAATGCATACTGTAGAAAAACCCTacgaatgtaaggaatgtggaaaaTTCTTCAGATATTCTTCATATCTTAATAGTCACATGCGAACACATACTggggagaaaccctatgaatgtaaggaatgtgggaaatgCTTCACTGTTTCTTCACACCTAGTTGAACATgtaagaattcatactggagagaaaccttatcaatgtaaggaatgtggaagAGCCTTCGCTGGGCGTTCAGGCCTTACTAAACACGTACGAATacacactggagagaagccctatgAATGTAACGAATGTGGGAAAGCCTACAATAGGTTTTATCTACTAACTGAACattttaaaactcacacagagGAGAAGCCCTTTGAATGTAAGGTATGTGGAAAATCTTTCAGAAGCTCTTCATGCCTTAAGAATCACTTTAGAATTCACACTGGAATAAAACCCTATAAATGTAAGGAGTGTGGGAAAGCATTCACTGTTTCCTCAAGCTTACATAATCATGTAAAAATccatactggagagaagccctatgaatgtaaggaCTGTGGGAAAGCCTTTGCTACATCTTCACAACTCATTGAACATATaagaactcacactggagagaaaccgtatatatgtaaggaatgtgggaaaaccTTCCGTGCTTCTTCACACCTACAGAAACATGttagaattcacactggagagaaaccctatataTGTAACGAATGTGGGAAAGCCTACAATAGATTTTATTTActtactaaacatttaaaaacacactGA